The genomic window TTGCTGACGTCTCTCCTGTCGCCCGAAATAAATAACTATATTGGCGCAAAGGCCAGTACAAGAGAAAATAAAGGAGCTGTAAGTCCAGAATTCCGCTGTAAACAGCCACTTTCCTCCCATAAAAGAAGCGCAGAAAATCCTTGGAGAAAAGCCCAATCGCAAGAAAAGCAAACGTAAGCACGACAAAGCCTTTGATTCCAAATTGCAGTAAAAAGCGGGCCGCGCCTGCCACTCCGCCCTTACGCATCTCTTCACTGGCTTTTAAGGGAACGATATTTTCCATCGCCTGATAGGCAACATTGACCGGACCCACGACATTCTGGGTCGCCCGGATGCTTCCTGCTGCTTCTGATCCGAGGACACTGGCGCCAATTAACATGGCCCCCTGATAGACAAACCATTGCAACTGGTTGGCAATGGCAAGATCGCGAGACATGCCCCGGGAACGCTGCCACGCGCTTCTGCGCTCCTTCGCTGAACAGCCCAGCCTTTCCATGGCCGCTCCCACTGCAAAGGCCAGAGCAGAGGTCGTCGCAATTGTCCAGAAGGCCGATCTCACAGTCAATTCATGGGTATGCATCAACCACAGGAGGATGACCGTTTGGCCCAGATAACTGATGGCATCATTCCATACAGAGTGAAGCGATTGATTTTTCGCAAAGTAGTACCGGCGCAGCCAGTCCTGCATAAGATAGGCCACGACACAGAACAGAAAGGCGGGCAATTCTTCAAATGTCCCGAAACCCCGGTGCGCGGCAAGAAAAATGATGGCAACCAGAGCAATCGCGATCGACGCAAAAACACAGAACCAGAGTTGTACGCCATACATTCCACGTAAATAGCTGGTCCGCTCGTCTTCTTCTGGAAACAGCCCCGCCCAGGTAATCATGGGAGAAGCGATAAAACTCAACTGAATACTGTTGGCCAGAAGCAACAAGGCATAAGCAACCGTGAATACACCAAATTGTTCCAGCCCCAGACCGCGCACCAGAATAATTCCGGTCGCAAAATTGGAACCGCTCACAATGAACTGGTCTGCAACCGTCTGGTAGCGTCTGCGCTGGAACAATTTGAAAATGCCATATGCCATTGATTTTTTGCCAGCTACCTGGGCGCTTTCTGAGGAAGCTCTATTTCGCAAAGCCAGCCTGCTCTGATAACTGAGTGACGCTGAACACTGGATAATATGTACGGACCGACTGGCGCCGGACGAGATCAACATTCGTAAGAATGCACAGGAAAAAAGCCATCTCGTAACCCATCCAGCCCAACACGCCAGTAGACATCACCGTCGTCATCCATACATGGATAATGAGCACATAGATACCGGCATATTCGGGATGGTCCCGCCATGCCTGCCACGTAAGTAAGGTAGCAAGGATCAGCAGATAAATTCCCAGCCCGAAGCCGATCGCACCAAGACCAGTCAGCAGCTCCATAAAACCATTGTGCAAAGAGCTTGCCGTTTGAAGGTAAATGTCGCCTATATGCTTGAGTGTCTCTTTTCCTCCAACTCCTCCGCCTGCACCCAGGACCGGATGCTGCTGCCACTGCCGGATGGCAGCAGTCCACATCACAGTCCTTCCGCTCAACGTCGTAAAATCGCTGGTTGCCTCTTTCCCCTGCAATGCAACCATGATCTGGTCCTGAAATGCCAACCCAAGTGCAAACAGAATTGCAGTGAGAACTGCTCCAAGCGTTCCTGATTTACGAGCAACTACAAAGATGACGCTGAGGATAAGAATCGCAAAGGAGGTACGGCTGGCAGCAAAGGCAAAAAGGAACATCGCATATGCCATCTGGCAGAACGCCGTGCCGCGGGCAAGCCGGTTGGCCTGCCATTCCGCAAACACAACCAGGAAAAGGGCGCTCGATACATATCCCAGCCCATTTCCAGAGAGGAACGGCGCCTGGGCCGTAGTGCGCGTAAAGATCCCCGGACGGTTTTGGATAAATGCATGGATGTGGACCAGATATCCGCACACTGTAACAACAGCGACAAGAGAAATGACTAAAAGGATGATCTGGCGAAGAGCATTGACACGCTGCAAAGCATTCTCTTCCCGGCTGGTCTCCCAGAACACAACTCCGGCCAGGCATATCTCCAGACCTTTGCCTAATGTCCCTTTATGCTCCGTGGACCACAAAGTGGAAACCAGATAAAAAGCGGCGAACAAAAGGAAGACAACACGCGCATCCCGTAAGTGAAGACGCGGGGCACGAGGCTGAAAAAGAAGGAGCAGAAAGGCGGCCACGCACAAAGGCCCACGCACCAGGACCAGCATCGTGGTGCTTGTGTGTGCGGGTCCGGCGCTGGAAGGGTCCGCATACTGGATCATGGTCCCCAAAAGCAGGCAAAGCAAAGCGAGCCCTGGGATTCCAGTTGTCCGGAAAGCGTAGCGCCAGGCATCCAGTTTCCAGGGGTAAATAGACACCGACGCTTCTGTACTTAAATAGGATTCCATTCGGCCTCTACTTCACCGCATAGATGGTGGCCGCACCTGTTTGTCCGATAATGCCGGAGCCCGCCGTGAACACAGACTTTAGCTTACTTACCGGCACATAGACGATGTCTTCCGCCTCTAATTGAATTGGCTTTTGCTTTCCACTCACAATGTCTTTGTAATCTATGGGTATTTCAGAAAGATTTCCGCTTGGATCGTGACGTACAACTCGGATGCCGCCAATCCTGGCTTGCATGGTGGTCCCCATGGCAAGGGAAATCGCCTGGGCCACATTCAGTGAACCGTCCTCCTGCATAACGTACCCTCCCGGACGATTGACCGCGCCAAGGACATAGACAATACCAGCCCGCTGGACCCTGATTACGTCTCCGGGAGAGACCATCACATTCCGCGCTTCATTCTCGTTCTGTCCTCGTGAATAATGATAGGTGCGCACGGTCGTTCCATTTTCTGAATGGCTCTCCACCTGGATCGTGTCCCCTGCCAGATTGGTCTCACCTCCTGCCATTCCGATGACGTCCAGCAGGTTGTGTGGTGCCAATAACTGGATCCGCCCCGGAGATTGCACCTCGCCCAGCACTGTAACACTAGAAGATACATATTGCTCTACGTTGAGGGTCACTTGCGGATCTTTTAAAATCTGCGAGCTCCGAAACTTTTCCTGGATCTCCGACTGTGCCTCCGGAATGGTCTTTCCGCCAACATGAATGCTCCCTAAAAGCGGAAGACTGATGTCGCCCTTTTCATCGACCCGTGTGTGCGTATCAAATTCTGGTTCGTCATAAACAGAAACGTGCAGAAAGAACCCCGGCGCCAGGCGCAGAGTGGAAAAATCATCTGGCACTGCAGTCAAAACACTATTGGAGTTTTCAGTGGGATGCGCCTGCTGACTGCCGGTAAGAGGCAACGAGGAAGAAGCATTGACCGCTCCAACCGGGGCAGCCTGCTGGGCCAGCATAGCACCACACGAGGCCGTGTAAAGACAAATCCTCAACCAAAGCCGCGCCATCTTGTGGATCTTAATTTTCCTCATAGTACTTCCCTCCGCCATTATGGCCATAGGCTGTGTAGTACTCCACTGAATCAGTATTGACTCCATTCAGAACAAAACCCATCGCACGGCTGCTTGCGCGTTCCAGAACGGAAGCAGCCCGCTCTACGGCCACCTTGTTCGTGACGCCCGCCCTGACCACTCCAAGGGTGGCATCTACTTTGGCCGCCAGAGCCACAGCATCGGCGGTCAGCAGTACCGGTGCACTGTCGATGATGATGAGGCCATAGGACTGCTTCAGTACACTCAACAGATCATCCAACTTTGCTGAACCAAGCAGCTCACTCGTTGCCGCAGAGGCTTCTCCCGCTGGAAGAAGAAACAAATTGCGCACTGTAGGATGGGGCTGGATCAACGCCGCACTTGGCTTATCATCAGCCAGCACCTCACTCAACCCAGGAGACTGACTGCAGTTGAAATATTCGTGAAGCTGTGGGTGACGCAGGTCAGCATCTACCAAAAGCACCTTTTTGCCGGCACACGCAAACGCAATGGCAACATTATAGGAAACCGATGTTTTCCCTTCTCCCGCCAGAGGGCTGGTCACCAGCAGCGTATGCAAAGGCCGCCCTGCGGCTGCAAGTGCAATGGAAGTACGCAAAGTCCGGTAAGATTCTGCCAACGCAGACTTTGGCTTCGCCAGGAGCGGGCTGGTCTTTCCGATCCTCTTAGGCAGAAACCCGCGTTCACTTTTCTGCTCAGGCAAACTGTCGTGGACCCGGGGAACGCTGGCGAGAACGGGCAATCTCGTCAATGGTTGCAATTGCAGGTGAGTCCTGACGGTTTCATCCATGTGCTCACGCAAGAATGCAGTGGACACACCAAATAACATTCCCGCAGCAAGACCAATCGCAACATATAACGGAGGATTAGGACGCGCCGGGGTCGCCGAAGGCCGCGCAGAATCTGCAATTTTAATGTTGGTTGCGCGCAGTCCCGCCTGCACGTTGGCTTCCTGTAGTTGTCCATAGAGCGCCTCATATAACTGACGGCTGGACGAAGCCTGCTGCGCAAGCATTTGCAGCTTTACCGTGCTCTCATTCAGCTTGCTGGCCGCAGCTTGTTGGGCAGCAAAGGCTGCACGCAGACCCTCTTCGTTCTTTAATGCGAGAGCATAGTCATTCCTTGCACGCAGATTGATCTGCTCAAGCTCATCTGCAATCTGCTTATTTACATTTGCAAGCTGGCTCTGTAATTCCAGAATTCGAGGATTCCGCGCCCCATATTTCGTGCTGGCATCGGAATACGCTAGTTCCAATTGGGCCTTCTGCTGACGGAGGTTCTGCAATAGCTCCAGGCCATTCCCTTGTGTGATTGCTGAAGACGTAGCAATCTGCGGCAGGGAGCTCGACGCCAGGTCTGCCACAATGTTTGAATCTTTCGTTTGCGTCAGATGATAAATCGCTTCCTTTGCTACCCGGTTGGCTTCTGCCTGAGTCAGCTCCTGGTTCAGAGCATCCAGCTTATCCAGCACCGGAATATGTGTGACTGCTCCCGCACCACCTGAGGCTCCGATTGAGTTGAGCAGAAGGCTGTTCAAACCAGTCTCGCGCTCATAATCGGAAAGCGCCTGCTGAGAATCATCCATTTTCTGCTTTAATTCCTGCAATTGCGTTTCCAGCCATTGCGTGGCCTCCCGAGAAGAGCGGGATTCAGATTCAAACTTTACATATTCATCCACCAAAGCATTGGCAATTCTGGCCGCAAGCTGCGGATTCGGATTCAGAAAGGTCACCGTTATAAGTCGCGTATCTGGAGGGTTCTTGACTGTAAGCTTCTTAGCAAAGATTGCCAGCAATCGCTCTCGCCTCGCTGGCGACTCACTTAAGGGCAAATGCTGATTCAATTCATTTTCAATGCGGCGATTGCTACCAGTAATCCAGCCCAGCAGCGTCGGCTTAAAGGCAAAAGGCTTATAACTTTCAAGGTGCAACTTATCAATCACAGCCAGGGCCGTGCTGTCGCTCTGTAACACCGCCATATGAGTAGCAATATCTGTTTTCACATCGCTCTCACTCAGAGAAGGCCCGGCATTGGAACTAAGTTGGACCTCGACCGTCTCGTCTTTTCCCACCTGGACGGTGGCCGTACTGCTGTACTGATTGGTCAACACGATACAGGCCAGAACGGCAAGCGCGATACCACCGAGGCAAAACGAAAAAATCCACCATTTGCGCTTCCGCAAAACCAGCCAGATGTCCTTGAGAGAACCCTCCTTATCAGACGAGATCCTGTTATCCATAACTCGATCTGAAGGAACAAATGCGATTTGCACCCCATTGGAATGATCGTGTCCCGGGGTAAGTGGAATCAGCATGAATGGTAGCTCCCTTAGGATTGATTTTTAGGCCGCATGCCTGGCATGAACGGACTCAGTGTGGCCAGAATGAAAACTGAATACTTTTTCGATGCGCCTTGTCCGTATTGATTTGCCTATCTCAGTAAGATGAATATGATTTACGCAACTTACATTTGTTATGCGTTAAGTCTAAGCAATATGTTGTATATGTCAATAAGAAAGCTATACCTGTCACCATTAGTAACTTTATCTCATATTAAGACCTGTCCAGCTTTAGTACATTCCGTCCATTGAACCAATATTAATAGGATGTTAATGTCATTCCACGCTGTATTTGCTGCTTTTGGGCCGCATACAAGTGTGAGTTCAAGGATGAGTGGTTTCTTAGAATTTGACGCGCCTTCCCCAGGCGACCACAATTGCATACAACTTCTGCCAGGCAGACAAAGATCTAAGTCGGCTAGGATTTTTCCCTAAATCACAAATAACGAGAAGGTACAAAGTGATGAGTGCAACGCTAAATGACAGAGTAAATATCCTCGGCGTCGGAGTCAGCGTATTAGACGTCTCCACTGCGGTGGAAACAGTAAATTCATTTTTGCACTCAGGGAAAAAAGGCTATATCTGCGTTACAGGCATGCACGGGATCATGGAAGCGCAAACAGACCCCGAATTCCGGCAAATCCAGAACAACTCACTGATAACCACACCGGACGGGATCCCGACTGTCTGGATAGGACACCTGATGGGCCACAAAAACATGAAACAGGTGGCCGGCCCTAATTTCATGATGGAAGTATGCGCAGCGGCCGCAAAGAATGGCTCGAAGCACTTTCTATATGGAGGCAAACCAGGTGTCGCTGAGCTTTTAAAGAAGACCCTCACCGAACGGTTTCCGGGATTGCAAATTGTTGGGACTTACACCCCGCCCTTCCGTCCCTTAAATGCCGAGGAAGAGGCCGAACTATTCCGAATGCTCCAGGAATCTGGCGCTGATGTACTGTGGTGCGGCATTAGCACACCAAAGCAAGAACGATTTATGGCGAAATATATCGACAGGCTTCCCGTCAAGCTCATGATTGGTGTCGGTGCTGCCTTTGATATCAACAGCGGTCTGCTGAAAGACTCTCCGGAATGGGCAAAGCGTTGCGGTCTACAGTGGTTTCACCGCCTGTGTCAAGAGCCCAGGAGGCTATGGCGCCGCTATCTTTTGAATATTCCCCGCTTTGTATATTTGTACATGCTGCAGTGGGTGGGGCTACGCTCTTATGAGCTGGATCTGCCGAAGAGATCAGCCCACAGCCTGGCGCGCAGCTAATAATATCGTAATAACTTGAATGGACAAGTAACCGTAGTTTTATGTGGTTACTTATATTCTGCTTACTTCTCGTTACTCATATTGCCTTGGTCAAATTATTCGGTAACTTACCAGCTCACTTGATTGAGGGATGGGATTACGTGAATTTTTGCGCGGGTGAAGAGTTGCATAGAACAAGATTGCATTTCACAGGATGCAGGCGTGCCCTTTAGGGCGCCCTTTATGCATGTGCTTTGCCAAGAGCTAGATAACGCGGAGCAGCAACAAAATAATCACGATGAGAAGGATCAGTCCGACCCCGCCACTCGGATAATATCCCCAACTGCGGCTATAAGGCCACGCAGGAAAAGCTCCAATCAGCATCAGAATTAAGATGATAAGCAGAATTGTCACCATGACAGCCATCCCTCCAGAATGTTTGGTAGTGAGATGGCAGAAACTCCGTCATGGATATCTAAGATTTTAAAATTTCGTTATGTTCCAGGCACGTTGCCACAGTTGCCTGACATTCAACCCCTTTTATTTAAACAAAGAACCGGGACCTTACTGTCTTTTCTGGTCATAGCAGGAATTCAGA from Pseudacidobacterium ailaaui includes these protein-coding regions:
- a CDS encoding polysaccharide biosynthesis/export family protein gives rise to the protein MRKIKIHKMARLWLRICLYTASCGAMLAQQAAPVGAVNASSSLPLTGSQQAHPTENSNSVLTAVPDDFSTLRLAPGFFLHVSVYDEPEFDTHTRVDEKGDISLPLLGSIHVGGKTIPEAQSEIQEKFRSSQILKDPQVTLNVEQYVSSSVTVLGEVQSPGRIQLLAPHNLLDVIGMAGGETNLAGDTIQVESHSENGTTVRTYHYSRGQNENEARNVMVSPGDVIRVQRAGIVYVLGAVNRPGGYVMQEDGSLNVAQAISLAMGTTMQARIGGIRVVRHDPSGNLSEIPIDYKDIVSGKQKPIQLEAEDIVYVPVSKLKSVFTAGSGIIGQTGAATIYAVK
- a CDS encoding O-antigen ligase family protein, encoding MESYLSTEASVSIYPWKLDAWRYAFRTTGIPGLALLCLLLGTMIQYADPSSAGPAHTSTTMLVLVRGPLCVAAFLLLLFQPRAPRLHLRDARVVFLLFAAFYLVSTLWSTEHKGTLGKGLEICLAGVVFWETSREENALQRVNALRQIILLVISLVAVVTVCGYLVHIHAFIQNRPGIFTRTTAQAPFLSGNGLGYVSSALFLVVFAEWQANRLARGTAFCQMAYAMFLFAFAASRTSFAILILSVIFVVARKSGTLGAVLTAILFALGLAFQDQIMVALQGKEATSDFTTLSGRTVMWTAAIRQWQQHPVLGAGGGVGGKETLKHIGDIYLQTASSLHNGFMELLTGLGAIGFGLGIYLLILATLLTWQAWRDHPEYAGIYVLIIHVWMTTVMSTGVLGWMGYEMAFFLCILTNVDLVRRQSVRTYYPVFSVTQLSEQAGFAK
- a CDS encoding DUF3309 domain-containing protein codes for the protein MAVMVTILLIILILMLIGAFPAWPYSRSWGYYPSGGVGLILLIVIILLLLRVI
- a CDS encoding lipopolysaccharide biosynthesis protein, with product MAYGIFKLFQRRRYQTVADQFIVSGSNFATGIILVRGLGLEQFGVFTVAYALLLLANSIQLSFIASPMITWAGLFPEEDERTSYLRGMYGVQLWFCVFASIAIALVAIIFLAAHRGFGTFEELPAFLFCVVAYLMQDWLRRYYFAKNQSLHSVWNDAISYLGQTVILLWLMHTHELTVRSAFWTIATTSALAFAVGAAMERLGCSAKERRSAWQRSRGMSRDLAIANQLQWFVYQGAMLIGASVLGSEAAGSIRATQNVVGPVNVAYQAMENIVPLKASEEMRKGGVAGAARFLLQFGIKGFVVLTFAFLAIGLFSKDFLRFFYGRKVAVYSGILDLQLLYFLLYWPLRQYSYLFRATGETSAIFRSSLAAAASSLVLVWPCIHFFHAMGIMIAAVCGQFANLLWFVYEWHRTKARKLSMVEMEIV
- a CDS encoding WecB/TagA/CpsF family glycosyltransferase gives rise to the protein MSATLNDRVNILGVGVSVLDVSTAVETVNSFLHSGKKGYICVTGMHGIMEAQTDPEFRQIQNNSLITTPDGIPTVWIGHLMGHKNMKQVAGPNFMMEVCAAAAKNGSKHFLYGGKPGVAELLKKTLTERFPGLQIVGTYTPPFRPLNAEEEAELFRMLQESGADVLWCGISTPKQERFMAKYIDRLPVKLMIGVGAAFDINSGLLKDSPEWAKRCGLQWFHRLCQEPRRLWRRYLLNIPRFVYLYMLQWVGLRSYELDLPKRSAHSLARS
- a CDS encoding GumC family protein — its product is MDNRISSDKEGSLKDIWLVLRKRKWWIFSFCLGGIALAVLACIVLTNQYSSTATVQVGKDETVEVQLSSNAGPSLSESDVKTDIATHMAVLQSDSTALAVIDKLHLESYKPFAFKPTLLGWITGSNRRIENELNQHLPLSESPARRERLLAIFAKKLTVKNPPDTRLITVTFLNPNPQLAARIANALVDEYVKFESESRSSREATQWLETQLQELKQKMDDSQQALSDYERETGLNSLLLNSIGASGGAGAVTHIPVLDKLDALNQELTQAEANRVAKEAIYHLTQTKDSNIVADLASSSLPQIATSSAITQGNGLELLQNLRQQKAQLELAYSDASTKYGARNPRILELQSQLANVNKQIADELEQINLRARNDYALALKNEEGLRAAFAAQQAAASKLNESTVKLQMLAQQASSSRQLYEALYGQLQEANVQAGLRATNIKIADSARPSATPARPNPPLYVAIGLAAGMLFGVSTAFLREHMDETVRTHLQLQPLTRLPVLASVPRVHDSLPEQKSERGFLPKRIGKTSPLLAKPKSALAESYRTLRTSIALAAAGRPLHTLLVTSPLAGEGKTSVSYNVAIAFACAGKKVLLVDADLRHPQLHEYFNCSQSPGLSEVLADDKPSAALIQPHPTVRNLFLLPAGEASAATSELLGSAKLDDLLSVLKQSYGLIIIDSAPVLLTADAVALAAKVDATLGVVRAGVTNKVAVERAASVLERASSRAMGFVLNGVNTDSVEYYTAYGHNGGGKYYEEN